The nucleotide window ATGCCCCTCGCGCTGGTCTTCCTGTTCCTCGTTGGAGTTTTCCCGGAGGAGCTCCCCTACCACACACCCTCAGCGGTTCTCTTCTACGTTCTGGCTTTAGCTGATATAGCGCTCGTCGGGATAAAGCTCGGGCGGAAAAACCCTATCAACTACGTCTGGAGCGTTCTCTCGGTTGTCGTGTTCCTCACGATGCTCTACCTGATTAGGGCGAGGGTCTTCAAGGGGCTGGCGATTCCGGAGTTGATAGGGGCATCGCTAATCCTCGCGTGGTTCGTCTACATCGGCCTTCTCCTCAAGGGTTTGAAACCCTGAGTTGAAGAAAGCCTCATAAAAGCCCACCCGAAGTTCCGGTCATGAAGGCCGTCACACTGCTCAGCTCGGGCATCGACTCACCTGTGGCAATCTACCTGATGCTCCGGAAGGATGTCGAGGTAGTTCCGGTTCACTTCAGGCAGGATTCCATCAAGGAGGAGAAGGTTCACGAGCTCTGGGAGGTTCTGAGGAGGTATGGCAAGCTCGACGAGCTGATAGTTGTAGATTTTGCGGAGGAGCACGTCCCGGTGTTTGAGAGGCTGAAGGAGCTCAAGAAGGAGCGCTGGACCTGCGTCTTCTGCAAGTGGCTGATGCTTAGAAGGGCCTGCAGGATTGGGCACGAGGTCGGGGCGAGTACGATAATAACCGGTGACTCCCTCGGACAGGTCGCTTCACAGACGCTCGACAACCTCCTAATCGTCAGCAGGGCGAGTGATTTACCGGTTCTGAGGCCCTTGATTGGACTCGACAAGGAGGAAATCGTTTGGATAGCCAAGGAGATAAGAACCTTCGAGATAAGCGCCCGCGAGGAGCCGGGGTGTCCCTTCACGCCGATGTATCCGATAGTTAGGGGCTCACCTGGAGAGTTCAATAAAGTGTTGGAGGAACTTCGAAGAAATGGGAATAGTTTATAAACTGAACCATTCCATTAAGCCCAACGGTTCCAATTTTGGATCCAGACGGTGGTGTTAATGCCGGACTCTTCGATTGTGATCGCGGGTGCCCTAACCGTGATGGGCATCGACGTACTCGCCGCACTGCTGATATTCTCGATTTACCTTAAGAACAGGAGAACCTCCGCACTCCTCTTTTCAATGGCGTGGTTCTCGGATTTTCTGGCGATAGCGACGTCCTCTTCGTCAGCATTAAGGCCTATCAGCCTGTTAATGCTCCCCCTCTTCTCGTCCCTTATGTTCGCGGGCTCGTTCTACCTAGTCGATGAGGAGGGCATAAAGATCAGTACAAAGACTGTTAGGCTGTTCTCCGCCGCACCGGTTGCTTACATGCTCTACCTACTCATGGTCTACTGGTACACGCAGAACCCAGAGTGGACGGCGACGGTTGCGGCTTCACTGGGTATCACGGGCGTTTTTGTGACCGCATCCGGGCTCATAGTGAAGAACGTGGTTAGCATATATCAAAGTGTGGCAAAGTATCTCTACGTTGGGATAACCCTGTTCGGTCTCCACCTGATCCCCGCCGCCCTCTTCGGCCAGGAACGGTGGTATCAGCCAGTAGGATTCCTGCTCTCCGCGAGCCTGATCGTGGTGATGACGACGGCGATGGTCAAAATAATGCGCTCGGAGGGCTTCAGGAGGATATCCCTTCAGGAGCTTCCCCAAGAGCCGGAGGCAGAATTCGAGAGCCCGGTGGTTATAGTTCACCCAAGGGAACTACCAGAGATAAAGGAGAAGTTCAGGGATTTTCCTGTGCTCGCGTTTCTCAGAAACACGCGTGACGTCCCCGATGCCTGGACCGTTTACTTCATGACGACGGTTCCCTTCAGCGAGAGGAGGAAGAGAACCATAGAGCCAACGGAACTTCCCAGGATGGGGGAGATAATCTACCGCTACCTTCAGGAAATGAAGTCAAAGAACCTCAAGGGTGTCGTACTGTTCGATTGCGTCGAGTATCTGCTCGTGTACAACAGCCAGGAAAGCCTCCTCAAGTTCCTGGCAAAGGTTAGGGATTTCGTGGTTGTGAGCAACGGCTCTCTGATACTGGCGGTTGATCCCCAGGGAGTTGAACCCCAGTTCATCGCCCAGCTCAGGAGGATACTCCTCTGAGCTCAACTTTTTATACCCATGTTCTCTACTCCCTCTGCCCCCGCGCGAGGACCCCGGGGAGAATGAACCGGGGGGCGATGCGGGGGCCACAGCCCGGTCTCAGCGAGGTCCCCGCGGGAGGGCCTTCCGCGTCCCGGAGCACGATGACCGCGGGAAACCCAGACCGGGCACAATTCTCGGCCCGCCTGGGTTAGCCCGTCCAATTCTGCCGTCCGGCTGAGATGAGGGCGGGAGTTACGGGCGGGCCACACTCTTGAATTACTCCAAAGAAATTCACAGAGAGCTATTCTCTGCCGGTTCTACTCAGAAACCTAGAAAAGGATCAAAAAGTGGAGGGAAATCACTCGAGAACCTCGAGGATCTTGGCCTTGATGATGCCCTTACCACCGGTCGGCTCGACGAGGGTTGCACCGCAGACGAGGCAGCGGACCTTGGTGGCCGGGTGGCTGAAGACTATCTGCTCGTTGCCGCAGTCAATGCACTTGACGCGGAGGAACCTGCTCCTCGGCATCGGGATGAGGTTCTTCGGGAGCGCCATGTTCACACCTCCACCAGCTCGAACTTCTTAACGCGGAAGCCCTTTCCTCTGGTGTGGGCCTTGCCGCAGACGGTGCAGCGGAAGCGGAGGTCGAGCTTCTTGACCGGCTTCTCCCTGCCAGCGGGGTTCGGCCTCGGGAAACCGCGGTAACCCTTGAGGATTCTTCTAAACCTCCTCTGGCCCTGGCTGAGCTCGCTCCTCGGCCTCTTCTTGACCTTCTCTACCTTGTGGATGGTGTGCTTCTTACAGTACGGGCAGTAGGTTCTTATCTTCTTTGGATACTTCATCCCACTCACCTCCAGAGGGAGCCCGGTGGGTTCCTCCTCGGATACCCCCGAGCCATGAGGCGTGATAGTGCCTTCGCCTTCGGTTGGGGCGAAGCTTTAAAAAGTTTTGCCGGGGAAAAGTTTAAGAACAAAAGGTAACTAAAAATCTCGGAGGTGGTTGAAAAATGGTCGGAATCGAGGAGACCATCAGGGAAATCGAGGAGGTTGAGAAGAGGGCCGAGAAAGAATACAGGTCCATTCTCAAGAAGCTCAAGGACCCCCAGTACGCCGACTTCAGGGTGCTCCTCCTCAGGATGGCCATAGACACGGCCCTTCACAAGCATCTCGCGGAGGCCCTGAGAAAGGCGTACAAGGAGGCCGTTGAGCTCGTCGACGAGTTTGGCTACACCGACGGCATTGAACTGCCGGAGGACGCCCCGAGGAGGCAGATGAACGAGGAGATCGTCGTGATACCCGGACTGCCGAGCATAATACTCCCCGGCGGCGAGTTCATGGGTGGAAGGATACCCCCTGAGGAGGCGCTCAGAGAACTGCTCAACCTCAAGCTTGAGAACGTCGTCATACCCCTTGAGAAGAAGAGGGACATAGTCAAGGTCGTGGATGAGATCCTGAGCCTTGAAGGCAGAATGAGGGACGGCTACTCCCACCTCGAGAAAAGGGCGATACACCCATTGATAAAGGCGATCGCCGTGGAGAGCAAAAACAACGAAGAACAGCACATAAGCGTTCTCCAGAAAATCAAGGAAAGGATGGAGTGATCATCCTTTCATCTTTTTGTCCCAGTTCTCGAGCATCCTGTCCAGAGCTAAGAGGCTGTTCAGTCTGAGGCGGACGCGCTTGTTCTCCCAGTCTATCGAGCCCTTGAACTCGTTTAGGAGCTCAAAGACCTTCTCGGCCTCCTCCCTCGGCAGGTACTTGCCGTAGAACTCCTCACCGCAGTGGGGGCACTTGAAGGCGAACTCCTCGATGGCCTTCAGGAACCTCTCGCGGTCCTTCAGCGTTTCCTCGGCGTTCTCAAGGCTCAGCATCTGCTCAACCAGCTCCCCCCAGTCGAGGGGCTTTCCGCACAGCGGGCACTTCGCCATCTCAATCACCCGTTCTCCCTGAGGAAGTTCTCAATCTCCTTGAGGATTAGCTTTATGGCCTTATCAAGGTTGGCCTTTCCGTTCGCTCCTGCGGCCCCGGCGTGGCCACCGCCAGAGCCTTCAATAACGGGCCCCACCTTCTCCATGATTTTTCCGAGGTGGAGGCCCTTCTTAACGAGGCTCTCTTTGGCCCTTGCAGAAATCCTAACGCCCTTCTTCTCGCTCCCGACTATCGCGATATCTGCCCCAAGCTGGAGGAAGACCTTGCAGGCGTAGGATTCGTAGGCCGAGACCTTCGAGACGGCGATGATGTACTTCCTGAACTTCATGATTTCGAGCCTCTGGCAGGCCTTTAAAACCGCCATCCTCCGGGCGTTGTCGGTGTTTTCGTCGCTGGCAGGGGCAACGAGGGAAAATACCTCCCCCATCTGGAGCGGAAACCTCTCCAGTATCTCGCTCACCGCTTTGAAGGTCTTCGCGTTGGCAAAGCGAAAGTTGGCCGTGTCGGTAACGATTCCCGCCAAAAGGGCTCTCGCGCTTTCCTCGTCGGCAAAGCCGAGGTACTTGAACAGCTCCCACACGATTTCAGCTGTTGATGTCCTTGAGGAGTCAACGACCGCTATATCTGCTTTAATCGGCCTCTCCTTCTCCACGTGGTGGTCAATCAGGATTACCGTCTTCCCCTTCGGAATCTCAATCGGTTCGAGCTGTTCGAGGGAGGAGGTATCGAAGATTACGACAACGTCCTCCTCAACGGTCGGGTTTTTCTCAACGGGAACGGGCGAGAGCGTCAAAAGCCGTTTCGCGTAGGAGGAAACGCTCTGGGCAACGCCTATTCTAACCATCTCAACGCCGATAAACCTGAGGTAGCGGGCGAAGGCTATCGCCGAGCCGAGGGAATCGGGGTCGGCGTTGTGGTGGCAGAGGAGGAGGTAGGATTTGTCGCGCGAGCGCTCGAGAAAGCGCTTAAGCTTGAGCTTTCCCTTCATTTCAGCTCCTCCAATGCTTTTTCTACCCGCTCAATAAAGCGTTCTGCGTCCTCTATTATGCTTTCGGCCTCCTCTTCACTTGGGCGGTATGTTGGGTCATAGTCAGCTCGCTCCCTACTTGTCTCAGCAAGGGAAAGCGCCTTTGCATAGTATTTTTCAACGATACCCATGTTCACGAACTCAAGCCCGAATTTTGCAATAACTCCTCGGTGGCTTTTTGTGACGACCCCTTTAGCACGAAGAAGGGCACTTGCCGCATAGAACATCGCATAATATGCTCTGCTAATCGCATCTCTGTAAAATCCATTCTCAAGAAGCACTCTTGCCGCTTCAAGGGATTCATGGGCATCGTTAAGGAGTATTTCGACCTCAGTGGCCAACCCTAACTCCCTCCCTGCTCACGTTGATGTAAAACGCCGAGTTTATGCCCTTCATGAACTCGAACTCCTCGACGCTCAGGACTTTGGGGGATACGTAGACGCCGTACTTGAGAAGATAATCAACGACGAGGTCGGCAAGCTTCTTTTGGCTATCCCAAGGGTTTTTCTTGACAATCACGAGGATATCAACGTCGCTTTCCTCACTGGCCTCTCCCCTCGCGACGGAGCCGAAGAGTATGACTTCGATGACGTTGTCTCCCAGCAGTCTTCTGACGTCCCTTGCGAAGGCCTCGGCTACTTCCCTGTGTCTCATTCTCCCACCAAGAAGATGTTGTCAAAACTGAATTTAACCCTTACCCGCAATCTCCCTCAGCTTTCTCTCAACCGCTTCGTAGGCCTTCTCGAGGGCCTCGTCAATCAGCCTCTCGACGTCCACCTTGACGAAGACAGGCACTTCGAGGTAGACCTCGATTTCGAGGTTGAGCGTTTCGTCCCGGTTTATCCTCGTGGTTACTTCGATGTCCTTGACGTCGCTCCTGTTGAGGGCGTCGAAGACGTGCTTTATTATGACCCTCTGCGCCAGCTCCCCGATTTCGATGAGCTGTTCTTCGCTCAGCTCTGGAAGACCTATGTTGATAACGCCCCTCTGCTCCATGCTCACCACCGGGGGAGAAAAGGGAAATCAGCCCGCCGTCGGGCGGAGCGAGCTCTGTATCTTGGCGGTCAGTTCCTTGAGCTTCTCATTGAGCTTCTTCTCCTGCCTCTCAAGGGCACTGAGGCGGACTTCGAGAGTTTCTACCTTCTCCTTGAGCTCCTCGACGGCCTTGGCCTTGTCGGTCTTGACGATGAGCGTCCCAACGGTCTTGTAGACGACCGCGTCGTCGGGGAGCTTTTCAATCTCCTCAAGGGCCTTCTTGGCCTCGTTGAGTTCGAGCTGGACTTTCTGCTTCTGCTGAACGAGAAGCTGAAGCTGCCCCTGGTAGCTCTCAAGCTGGGCCAGCATGGACTGAACCTGTGGCGGAATACCCTGCATGACAACACCTCCGTAATCGTAATGCCGGGTTAGAATAAGGGCGGGGCTTTAAATAGTTTAGGCCGGAAAAGTTAAACTCAAGCCGGCGGGGAAGCCCCGGAGCCGGACTTCATACTCAGCCGGTAGAGGAGGGCACCAAGCAGGAGGCCCAGCAGAATTATCCCCGAGACGAAGAACCACACGACCCCATCGTCGCACGTTGTTGGCGTGCAGTTTCTTGTGAGGACGAGATACAGGACAACCGACACCAGCATGACCGTCAACACTGAAGTCAGGCCGAACTCGGCGGGGGGCTCACGGGTTCTTCTCAGGAACAGGAACGACGCGAGGGCAGGCACCGCTATGAGGAGACCAATTTGGAGTAGCTCCTCGATGGGACTGGACCCTTCATCAGAGGGAGGAAGGAGCATTATGGCGGCGATTATGGAGAGGTAAACGAGGAGAACAAAGAGGAAAGAGGCCAGGGTTCGATTCATCAACAATCACCCCTCTGGATTAGTGTGTTCCATTCACTTTTGTTATGTAGATCCCCGGTTATAAGCTTTACCACTTCTTGTTATTAATTTCCAGAGGACGTGTGAGAATCACACAAAATCAGAGCTCAAGGGAATCCATCGCGACCTTAATCCATCTCAAATATGAGTTCAGCGTTCCCCGTAATGCCGAGTTGTCTTTGGCCAAAAAGCGGATTACGATTTTCCTCCCGTCGAGAAGGAAATCAATCCTGCTCCGCCTGTAGGGGACGGTCTTGTGCTCGTAGAGAACGCTCTCGTAGACAACTCTGGCCGTTTCCTCGTCGGGAAAGGCGAGCTCAATCACTCCCTCGATTGGCCAGACTTCCTCAGAAGAGCTTCCTTGTAGTCCCATCTCCGCCCGTCCTCCATAATCCAGATTTTCACGAGGATTAAAGGCCCTACCGGCCGGTCCTTTGTGACGTCGAAGCGGTAGAAGTTGACGGCCATTCCCCTGGGATAGTTCTCGATTACGCCGATTACGTCCGTGTTGTTCTTGTCCGCGATAGTCTGGAGACTCTTGTTACCGCGCGGGACGAACTTTCCGCCGGTGAGCTCGGCGAAGGCCTGGGCGAAGGCTGTGTGGTCTATGCCAACGCGCTTGGCGGTGGTTACAACGAAGGGCATCTCCTCGCGGATTGGCCTGATGTCCCTAAAACCGATTTCACGCTGGAGCTTAATGCCGTGGAGGTAGAGGTAGCCAAGGTAGCCCCAGTCGTCGGGGTCAACCTTGATGAAGGTCATCTTGAGCGGGTTGCCCTTCCAGACGTTGATTATCAAGAGCCTCTCGTAGTTCCTGTCGTAGGCCTCCATGAGCAGGTCCTGGATGGTCTTCTTTCCCCTGGTCAGGTAGAGCGAGTTGGGGAAGACCTTCTCCAGGTCGTGGCCGAAGCTCCTCGTCCTCCTCGTCGGTCTGTGGGAAGTCGTTATCAGCATCATGGCATTTCTTAGCTCTGGTGCAGGGTTAAAAACCTTTTCCCGAGCCGGTTCTAATTTTCTCGAGAGCCGTTCTGGCTTTCCTCTCGAAGTCCTCCTTGTCCTGGTACTCCCAGTAGTGCTCGGAACTTGGAAATTCTCCGGCCTTGACCTCGCGGTTGTACTGACTCAGGGCCTCCATTATAACCTTCCCCAGCTCGGCGTAGCGCTTGGCGAAGGGAGGCGAGCTTTCGTAAATTCCAAGGAGGTCGTGCCAGACCAGAACCTGACCGTCAACGTACGGACCCGCCCCGATTCCTATCGTCGGTATCGAGACTTCCTCAGTTACGAGCTTCGCGACATCAGCTAAAACGAACTCCAGAACGACCGCGAAGGCTCCGGCTCGTTCCAAGGCTTTCGCGTCGCGCAGG belongs to Thermococcus sp. AM4 and includes:
- a CDS encoding 50S ribosomal protein L44e encodes the protein MKYPKKIRTYCPYCKKHTIHKVEKVKKRPRSELSQGQRRFRRILKGYRGFPRPNPAGREKPVKKLDLRFRCTVCGKAHTRGKGFRVKKFELVEV
- a CDS encoding DUF998 domain-containing protein yields the protein MELERFASYVALSLPIIFIVGLAVVIHANPWFSFTDNALSDMGSLKNPNRWLFNGFVMFFAVVAMVPSVVAFKHGLSYLMPLALVFLFLVGVFPEELPYHTPSAVLFYVLALADIALVGIKLGRKNPINYVWSVLSVVVFLTMLYLIRARVFKGLAIPELIGASLILAWFVYIGLLLKGLKP
- a CDS encoding DUF3194 domain-containing protein, with translation MEQRGVINIGLPELSEEQLIEIGELAQRVIIKHVFDALNRSDVKDIEVTTRINRDETLNLEIEVYLEVPVFVKVDVERLIDEALEKAYEAVERKLREIAGKG
- a CDS encoding prefoldin subunit beta, encoding MQGIPPQVQSMLAQLESYQGQLQLLVQQKQKVQLELNEAKKALEEIEKLPDDAVVYKTVGTLIVKTDKAKAVEELKEKVETLEVRLSALERQEKKLNEKLKELTAKIQSSLRPTAG
- a CDS encoding HEPN domain-containing protein, yielding MATEVEILLNDAHESLEAARVLLENGFYRDAISRAYYAMFYAASALLRAKGVVTKSHRGVIAKFGLEFVNMGIVEKYYAKALSLAETSRERADYDPTYRPSEEEAESIIEDAERFIERVEKALEELK
- a CDS encoding Trm112 family protein, which encodes MAKCPLCGKPLDWGELVEQMLSLENAEETLKDRERFLKAIEEFAFKCPHCGEEFYGKYLPREEAEKVFELLNEFKGSIDWENKRVRLRLNSLLALDRMLENWDKKMKG
- a CDS encoding nucleotidyltransferase domain-containing protein encodes the protein MRHREVAEAFARDVRRLLGDNVIEVILFGSVARGEASEESDVDILVIVKKNPWDSQKKLADLVVDYLLKYGVYVSPKVLSVEEFEFMKGINSAFYINVSREGVRVGH
- a CDS encoding 30S ribosomal protein S27e — translated: MALPKNLIPMPRSRFLRVKCIDCGNEQIVFSHPATKVRCLVCGATLVEPTGGKGIIKAKILEVLE
- a CDS encoding bifunctional oligoribonuclease/PAP phosphatase NrnA, which translates into the protein MKGKLKLKRFLERSRDKSYLLLCHHNADPDSLGSAIAFARYLRFIGVEMVRIGVAQSVSSYAKRLLTLSPVPVEKNPTVEEDVVVIFDTSSLEQLEPIEIPKGKTVILIDHHVEKERPIKADIAVVDSSRTSTAEIVWELFKYLGFADEESARALLAGIVTDTANFRFANAKTFKAVSEILERFPLQMGEVFSLVAPASDENTDNARRMAVLKACQRLEIMKFRKYIIAVSKVSAYESYACKVFLQLGADIAIVGSEKKGVRISARAKESLVKKGLHLGKIMEKVGPVIEGSGGGHAGAAGANGKANLDKAIKLILKEIENFLRENG
- the pcc1 gene encoding KEOPS complex subunit Pcc1, encoding MGLQGSSSEEVWPIEGVIELAFPDEETARVVYESVLYEHKTVPYRRSRIDFLLDGRKIVIRFLAKDNSALRGTLNSYLRWIKVAMDSLEL
- a CDS encoding ribosomal biogenesis protein; this translates as MMLITTSHRPTRRTRSFGHDLEKVFPNSLYLTRGKKTIQDLLMEAYDRNYERLLIINVWKGNPLKMTFIKVDPDDWGYLGYLYLHGIKLQREIGFRDIRPIREEMPFVVTTAKRVGIDHTAFAQAFAELTGGKFVPRGNKSLQTIADKNNTDVIGVIENYPRGMAVNFYRFDVTKDRPVGPLILVKIWIMEDGRRWDYKEALLRKSGQSRE
- a CDS encoding DUF835 domain-containing protein, encoding MPDSSIVIAGALTVMGIDVLAALLIFSIYLKNRRTSALLFSMAWFSDFLAIATSSSSALRPISLLMLPLFSSLMFAGSFYLVDEEGIKISTKTVRLFSAAPVAYMLYLLMVYWYTQNPEWTATVAASLGITGVFVTASGLIVKNVVSIYQSVAKYLYVGITLFGLHLIPAALFGQERWYQPVGFLLSASLIVVMTTAMVKIMRSEGFRRISLQELPQEPEAEFESPVVIVHPRELPEIKEKFRDFPVLAFLRNTRDVPDAWTVYFMTTVPFSERRKRTIEPTELPRMGEIIYRYLQEMKSKNLKGVVLFDCVEYLLVYNSQESLLKFLAKVRDFVVVSNGSLILAVDPQGVEPQFIAQLRRILL